The Tenebrio molitor chromosome 5, icTenMoli1.1, whole genome shotgun sequence genome has a segment encoding these proteins:
- the NFAT gene encoding nuclear factor of activated T-cells 5 isoform X2: MAPKRPSKSHQSEKKPSKASKDAKKNTDSQKKNGKAEKGGSSKSGELKMTLCTIPTVGVRPQVRERRPGRPPSGKRLAMVRDMPAKVRSAMRRSLDPCDNSNDSGLGFDHHADPHHVNMSDSRLTWNGERAEAKRLKMDIKLENEDGNERYCFPDTLRTCKDSTALIRTAPAGSIPSLSMNNSQTSTSGRAVPRCIPLPNRQPSSSPVPLTTQLTSTSKYASDVSLTIVKQPEQQHRARYQTEGSRGAVKDREGNGFPIVQLLGYYQPTTLQVFIGTDVGKVAPHMFYQACKVSGKNSTPCVEKKVDGTCVIELQLDPSKEMSATCDCVGILKERNVDVEHRFPDQLGNRSKKKSTRCRMIFRTTLTHDDGSQETLQVCSQPIVCTQPPGIPEICKKSLTSCPASGGLELFVLGKNFLKDTKVYFQQVDDDRHIRWEQVVVPDKEYLQQTHFVCVIPPYRRPDINEPVTVRLCVVSSGKTSEPHQFVYTPVNGAIPSVHVDPPPATTQAPFFNKMLWSSNISKREQDLGMMPPPESSMVPMAPRRPSISLPSTSDNLSPPLRTLKQEYIDENSQSSIDPIDHPERYRHISESSLDVHPGDSNMSMINDNSIDMLSHNNMLNHNENSNLSVSNESSVEMMVRRGSVSRNICESSMDVNLSNSQMSTMNEDNSCSNVMQHCSNSVVTDRLVLSQPALMHQSMLASASHGEMAAATAEELKVMDLRMKMPMATVADLVNSNAPSMATLQSFGVTEASNNPLPAQSAQSVENFLTNMEAKVIQGNLQLKNDVSDKINEIINTESRAFGSPKMLNSSATQTCRNMITTNSSATNEPVYLSSQRPFLTGTTQNETMHIVAKSEAAAIAEQTISEQTSAMTSPITTMTSTALETNITVPINTDKLDQLVNSTVESHIGSPTRSDQSKDVLMSNKLSLAPGTPTNSSDVIRDVMLNSQPNLMVAPIINTTLPSPIMNQHDLSHPHTSPNLSPAVILNSQISPSLMCRNTQDTLLPNAICQPSVTVESPLQPSVVPTLLTTNPNHTSPLHSPIANPLTLVTTTEPEKVVLLKAAVDLLETQKKISELDSRKNIDAKEPMMNKMIMEDIMTMASTGNNDVMPTNRLSQLQGNNFVQPPLLSTVSSPEMSLLNKTIAQDNKSDFVIPVPVKELTGVSQTDKKNEDRMIPQSFTSLTENELINFINPSCFDQAPVDTKKA; the protein is encoded by the exons GCGAATTGAAGATGACTTTATGCACAATTCCAACGGTCGGCGTTCGGCCCCAGGTCCGGGAGAGACGGCCGGGGAGGCCCCCGAGCGGGAAGCGTCTCGCGATGGTCAGAGACATGCCGGCCAAAGTCAGGTCGGCGATGAGGAGGAGTCTGGACCCCTGTGATAATTCAAACGACAGCGGATTGGG ttttgacCATCATGCGGACCCTCACCACGTCAACATGTCGGACAGTAGACTCACGTGGAACGGCGAACGGGCCGAGGCGAAAAGACTCAAAATGGACATAAAGCTGGAGAACGAGGACGGCAACGAGAGATATTGTTTTCCCGATACGTTGAGGACCTGCAAAGATAGCACAGC ATTGATCCGCACCGCTCCGGCCGGCTCGATACCCTCCTTGAGCATGAACAACAGTCAGACGAGCACGTCGGGGAGGGCAGTACCCAGGTGCATACCGCTTCCGAACCGCCAACCGTCTTCGTCACCAGTTCCTCTAACAACGCAACTAACGAGCACTTCCAAATACG CGTCGGACGTTAGTCTGACGATAGTGAAACAACCGGAGCAGCAGCACCGGGCGAGGTACCAGACTGAGGGCAGCAGAGGCGCGGTCAAAGACAGGGAAGGCAACGGATTTCCCATAGTGCAACTGCTGGGCTACTACCAACCCACCACTCTACAA GTATTCATCGGGACGGACGTCGGCAAAGTAGCGCCGCACATGTTCTACCAAGCGTGCAAAGTCAGCGGCAAGAACTCCACTCCCTGCGTGGAGAAGAAAGTCGACGGCACGTGCGTCATCGAGCTGCAGCTGGACCCCTCGAAGGAGATGAGCGCCACGTGCGACTGCGTCGGCATACTCAAAGAGCGGAACGTCGACGTCGAGCACAGGTTCCCCGACCAGCTGGGCAACAGGAGCAAAAAGAAGTCGACCAGGTGTCGGATGATCTTCAGAACGACGCTGACGCACGACGATGGATCGCAGGAGACGTTGCAAGTGTGTTCGCAGCCTATCGTTTGCA CTCAACCTCCGGGAATCCCCGAAATCTGTAAAAAATCTCTGACTTCGTGTCCGGCCAGCGGCGGTTTGGAGCTGTTCGTTTTGGgtaaaaattttctcaaaGATACTAAGGTTTATTTCCAACAAGTCGACGACGACAGACACATTAGGTGGGAACAAGTGGTTGTTCCCGATAAGGAGTACCTGCAGCAG ACGCATTTCGTTTGTGTAATACCACCATATCGTAGACCTGACATAAACGAACCCGTTACGGTCAGGTTATGCGTGGTATCTAGCGGCAAAACTAGTGAACCTCACCAGTTTGTATATACCCCCGTTAACGGGGCTATACCGAGCG TTCACGTCGATCCTCCCCCTGCTACTACTCAAGCGCCATTTTTTAACAAGATGCTTTGGTCGTCGAACATCAGCAAGAGAGAGCAAGATCTGGGCATGATGCCTCCTCCGGAGTCCAGCATGGTGCCGATGGCCCCCCGACGCCCCTCCATCAGCTTACCGTCGACGAGCGACAACCTGTCGCCCCCTTTGCGCACCCTCAAACAAGAGTACATCGACGAGAACAGTCAGAGTTCCATCGACCCAATCGACCACCCGGAGCGCTACAGACACATCTCCGAGAGCTCTCTGGACGTCCACCCCGGCGACTCGAACATGTCGATGATCAACGACAACTCCATCGACATGTTGAGCCACAACAACATGCTCAACCACAACGAGAACTCCAACTTGAGCGTGAGCAACGAGAGCAGCGTCGAAATGATGGTGCGGAGGGGCTCAGTCAGCAGGAACATCTGCGAGAGCTCGATGGACGTCAATCTGAGCAACTCCCAGATGTCGACGATGAACGAAGACAACTCGTGCAGCAACGTGATGCAGCACTGCAGCAACTCAGTAGTGACGGACCGACTGGTCTTGTCGCAGCCGGCGCTGATGCACCAGAGCATGCTGGCGTCGGCGTCGCACGGCGAGATGGCCGCCGCCACCGCCGAAGAGCTGAAAGTGATGGATTTGCGGATGAAGATGCCGATGGCGACCGTTGCCGATCTGGTCAACAGCAACGCGCCCTCCATGGCCACGTTGCAAAGCTTCGGCGTGACGGAAGCTTCCAACAACCCTCTGCCGGCGCAGAGCGCGCAAAGCGTCGAGAACTTCTTGACCAACATGGAGGCCAAAGTCATACAAGGCAACTTGCAACTGAAGAACGACGTTTCGGACAAGATTAACGAGATCATCAACACGGAATCGCGCGCTTTCGGCTCGCCGAAGATGCTGAACTCGTCGGCGACGCAAACTTGTCGGAACATGATCACCACCAACAGCAGCGCGACCAACGAACCGGTCTATCTGAGCTCGCAGAGGCCGTTCTTGACAGGGACCACTCAAAACGAGACCATGCACATCGTTGCGAAGAGCGAAGCCGCCGCCATCGCCGAACAAACGATATCCGAACAAACCAGCGCCATGACGTCGCCTATTACAACCATGACGAGCACGGCGCTGGAAACCAACATTACCGTTCCGATCAACACCGACAAGCTGGACCAACTCGTCAATTCGACGGTGGAGTCGCACATAGGAAGCCCCACGAGGTCCGACCAATCGAAAGACGTTCTCATGTCCAACAAGCTGAGTCTGGCTCCCGGCACTCCCACCAACTCGTCGGACGTGATTCGGGACGTGATGCTGAACTCGCAACCCAACCTGATGGTGGCGCCCATCATCAACACCACGCTGCCCTCCCCCATCATGAACCAGCACGATCTCAGCCACCCCCACACCTCCCCCAACCTGTCTCCCGCAGTGATATTAAATTCGCAAATCTCGCCGAGTCTGATGTGCAGAAACACTCAAGACACTCTGCTGCCGAACGCGATCTGCCAGCCTAGCGTGACGGTGGAGTCGCCCCTGCAGCCCTCGGTGGTCCCGACGCTCCTGACCACCAACCCGAATCACACCTCCCCGCTACATTCCCCGATCGCCAATCCTTTGACGTTGGTCACCACGACCGAACCCGAGAAGGTCGTGTTGTTGAAGGCGGCGGTGGATCTCTTGGAGACCcagaagaaaatatcggagtTGGACAGCAGAAAGAACATCGATGCGAAAGAACCGATGATGAACAAGATGATTATGGAAGATATTATGACAATGGCGTCGACCGGTAACAACGACGTCATGCCTACAAATAGACTAAGTCAATTACAAGGGAACAATTTTGTACAACCTCCACTTTTAAGTACGGTGTCGTCGCCGGAAATGTCTTTGTTGAACAAGACGATAGCTCAGGACAATAAGTCTGATTTTGTTATACCAGTGCCTGTGAAGGAACTGACTGGTGTTTCCCAAACCGACAAGAAGAACGAAGACAGAATGATCCCGCAGTCGTTCACTTCCTTAACAGAAAACGAACTGATCAACTTCATAAATCCTAGTTGTTTTGACCAAG CACCAGTAGATACTAAAAAAGCATAA
- the NFAT gene encoding nuclear factor of activated T-cells 5 isoform X4, which produces MAPKRPSKSHQSEKKPSKASKDAKKNTDSQKKNGKAEKGGSSKSGELKMTLCTIPTVGVRPQVRERRPGRPPSGKRLAMVRDMPAKVRSAMRRSLDPCDNSNDSGLGFDHHADPHHVNMSDSRLTWNGERAEAKRLKMDIKLENEDGNERYCFPDTLRTCKDSTALIRTAPAGSIPSLSMNNSQTSTSGRAVPRCIPLPNRQPSSSPVPLTTQLTSTSKYASDVSLTIVKQPEQQHRARYQTEGSRGAVKDREGNGFPIVQLLGYYQPTTLQVFIGTDVGKVAPHMFYQACKVSGKNSTPCVEKKVDGTCVIELQLDPSKEMSATCDCVGILKERNVDVEHRFPDQLGNRSKKKSTRCRMIFRTTLTHDDGSQETLQVCSQPIVCTQPPGIPEICKKSLTSCPASGGLELFVLGKNFLKDTKVYFQQVDDDRHIRWEQVVVPDKEYLQQTHFVCVIPPYRRPDINEPVTVRLCVVSSGKTSEPHQFVYTPVNGAIPSVHVDPPPATTQAPFFNKMLWSSNISKREQDLGMMPPPESSMVPMAPRRPSISLPSTSDNLSPPLRTLKQEYIDENSQSSIDPIDHPERYRHISESSLDVHPGDSNMSMINDNSIDMLSHNNMLNHNENSNLSVSNESSVEMMVRRGSVSRNICESSMDVNLSNSQMSTMNEDNSCSNVMQHCSNSVVTDRLVLSQPALMHQSMLASASHGEMAAATAEELKVMDLRMKMPMATVADLVNSNAPSMATLQSFGVTEASNNPLPAQSAQSVENFLTNMEAKVIQGNLQLKNDVSDKINEIINTESRAFGSPKMLNSSATQTCRNMITTNSSATNEPVYLSSQRPFLTGTTQNETMHIVAKSEAAAIAEQTISEQTSAMTSPITTMTSTALETNITVPINTDKLDQLVNSTVESHIGSPTRSDQSKDVLMSNKLSLAPGTPTNSSDVIRDVMLNSQPNLMVAPIINTTLPSPIMNQHDLSHPHTSPNLSPAVILNSQISPSLMCRNTQDTLLPNAICQPSVTVESPLQPSVVPTLLTTNPNHTSPLHSPIANPLTLVTTTEPEKVVLLKAAVDLLETQKKISELDSRKNIDAKEPMMNKMIMEDIMTMASTGNNDVMPTNRLSQLQGNNFVQPPLLSTVSSPEMSLLNKTIAQDNKSDFVIPVPVKELTGVSQTDKKNEDRMIPQSFTSLTENELINFINPSCFDQV; this is translated from the exons GCGAATTGAAGATGACTTTATGCACAATTCCAACGGTCGGCGTTCGGCCCCAGGTCCGGGAGAGACGGCCGGGGAGGCCCCCGAGCGGGAAGCGTCTCGCGATGGTCAGAGACATGCCGGCCAAAGTCAGGTCGGCGATGAGGAGGAGTCTGGACCCCTGTGATAATTCAAACGACAGCGGATTGGG ttttgacCATCATGCGGACCCTCACCACGTCAACATGTCGGACAGTAGACTCACGTGGAACGGCGAACGGGCCGAGGCGAAAAGACTCAAAATGGACATAAAGCTGGAGAACGAGGACGGCAACGAGAGATATTGTTTTCCCGATACGTTGAGGACCTGCAAAGATAGCACAGC ATTGATCCGCACCGCTCCGGCCGGCTCGATACCCTCCTTGAGCATGAACAACAGTCAGACGAGCACGTCGGGGAGGGCAGTACCCAGGTGCATACCGCTTCCGAACCGCCAACCGTCTTCGTCACCAGTTCCTCTAACAACGCAACTAACGAGCACTTCCAAATACG CGTCGGACGTTAGTCTGACGATAGTGAAACAACCGGAGCAGCAGCACCGGGCGAGGTACCAGACTGAGGGCAGCAGAGGCGCGGTCAAAGACAGGGAAGGCAACGGATTTCCCATAGTGCAACTGCTGGGCTACTACCAACCCACCACTCTACAA GTATTCATCGGGACGGACGTCGGCAAAGTAGCGCCGCACATGTTCTACCAAGCGTGCAAAGTCAGCGGCAAGAACTCCACTCCCTGCGTGGAGAAGAAAGTCGACGGCACGTGCGTCATCGAGCTGCAGCTGGACCCCTCGAAGGAGATGAGCGCCACGTGCGACTGCGTCGGCATACTCAAAGAGCGGAACGTCGACGTCGAGCACAGGTTCCCCGACCAGCTGGGCAACAGGAGCAAAAAGAAGTCGACCAGGTGTCGGATGATCTTCAGAACGACGCTGACGCACGACGATGGATCGCAGGAGACGTTGCAAGTGTGTTCGCAGCCTATCGTTTGCA CTCAACCTCCGGGAATCCCCGAAATCTGTAAAAAATCTCTGACTTCGTGTCCGGCCAGCGGCGGTTTGGAGCTGTTCGTTTTGGgtaaaaattttctcaaaGATACTAAGGTTTATTTCCAACAAGTCGACGACGACAGACACATTAGGTGGGAACAAGTGGTTGTTCCCGATAAGGAGTACCTGCAGCAG ACGCATTTCGTTTGTGTAATACCACCATATCGTAGACCTGACATAAACGAACCCGTTACGGTCAGGTTATGCGTGGTATCTAGCGGCAAAACTAGTGAACCTCACCAGTTTGTATATACCCCCGTTAACGGGGCTATACCGAGCG TTCACGTCGATCCTCCCCCTGCTACTACTCAAGCGCCATTTTTTAACAAGATGCTTTGGTCGTCGAACATCAGCAAGAGAGAGCAAGATCTGGGCATGATGCCTCCTCCGGAGTCCAGCATGGTGCCGATGGCCCCCCGACGCCCCTCCATCAGCTTACCGTCGACGAGCGACAACCTGTCGCCCCCTTTGCGCACCCTCAAACAAGAGTACATCGACGAGAACAGTCAGAGTTCCATCGACCCAATCGACCACCCGGAGCGCTACAGACACATCTCCGAGAGCTCTCTGGACGTCCACCCCGGCGACTCGAACATGTCGATGATCAACGACAACTCCATCGACATGTTGAGCCACAACAACATGCTCAACCACAACGAGAACTCCAACTTGAGCGTGAGCAACGAGAGCAGCGTCGAAATGATGGTGCGGAGGGGCTCAGTCAGCAGGAACATCTGCGAGAGCTCGATGGACGTCAATCTGAGCAACTCCCAGATGTCGACGATGAACGAAGACAACTCGTGCAGCAACGTGATGCAGCACTGCAGCAACTCAGTAGTGACGGACCGACTGGTCTTGTCGCAGCCGGCGCTGATGCACCAGAGCATGCTGGCGTCGGCGTCGCACGGCGAGATGGCCGCCGCCACCGCCGAAGAGCTGAAAGTGATGGATTTGCGGATGAAGATGCCGATGGCGACCGTTGCCGATCTGGTCAACAGCAACGCGCCCTCCATGGCCACGTTGCAAAGCTTCGGCGTGACGGAAGCTTCCAACAACCCTCTGCCGGCGCAGAGCGCGCAAAGCGTCGAGAACTTCTTGACCAACATGGAGGCCAAAGTCATACAAGGCAACTTGCAACTGAAGAACGACGTTTCGGACAAGATTAACGAGATCATCAACACGGAATCGCGCGCTTTCGGCTCGCCGAAGATGCTGAACTCGTCGGCGACGCAAACTTGTCGGAACATGATCACCACCAACAGCAGCGCGACCAACGAACCGGTCTATCTGAGCTCGCAGAGGCCGTTCTTGACAGGGACCACTCAAAACGAGACCATGCACATCGTTGCGAAGAGCGAAGCCGCCGCCATCGCCGAACAAACGATATCCGAACAAACCAGCGCCATGACGTCGCCTATTACAACCATGACGAGCACGGCGCTGGAAACCAACATTACCGTTCCGATCAACACCGACAAGCTGGACCAACTCGTCAATTCGACGGTGGAGTCGCACATAGGAAGCCCCACGAGGTCCGACCAATCGAAAGACGTTCTCATGTCCAACAAGCTGAGTCTGGCTCCCGGCACTCCCACCAACTCGTCGGACGTGATTCGGGACGTGATGCTGAACTCGCAACCCAACCTGATGGTGGCGCCCATCATCAACACCACGCTGCCCTCCCCCATCATGAACCAGCACGATCTCAGCCACCCCCACACCTCCCCCAACCTGTCTCCCGCAGTGATATTAAATTCGCAAATCTCGCCGAGTCTGATGTGCAGAAACACTCAAGACACTCTGCTGCCGAACGCGATCTGCCAGCCTAGCGTGACGGTGGAGTCGCCCCTGCAGCCCTCGGTGGTCCCGACGCTCCTGACCACCAACCCGAATCACACCTCCCCGCTACATTCCCCGATCGCCAATCCTTTGACGTTGGTCACCACGACCGAACCCGAGAAGGTCGTGTTGTTGAAGGCGGCGGTGGATCTCTTGGAGACCcagaagaaaatatcggagtTGGACAGCAGAAAGAACATCGATGCGAAAGAACCGATGATGAACAAGATGATTATGGAAGATATTATGACAATGGCGTCGACCGGTAACAACGACGTCATGCCTACAAATAGACTAAGTCAATTACAAGGGAACAATTTTGTACAACCTCCACTTTTAAGTACGGTGTCGTCGCCGGAAATGTCTTTGTTGAACAAGACGATAGCTCAGGACAATAAGTCTGATTTTGTTATACCAGTGCCTGTGAAGGAACTGACTGGTGTTTCCCAAACCGACAAGAAGAACGAAGACAGAATGATCCCGCAGTCGTTCACTTCCTTAACAGAAAACGAACTGATCAACTTCATAAATCCTAGTTGTTTTGACCAAG tatAA
- the NFAT gene encoding nuclear factor of activated T-cells 5 isoform X5 encodes MLQDSLSTTTNKDSQKKNGKAEKGGSSKSGELKMTLCTIPTVGVRPQVRERRPGRPPSGKRLAMVRDMPAKVRSAMRRSLDPCDNSNDSGLGFDHHADPHHVNMSDSRLTWNGERAEAKRLKMDIKLENEDGNERYCFPDTLRTCKDSTALIRTAPAGSIPSLSMNNSQTSTSGRAVPRCIPLPNRQPSSSPVPLTTQLTSTSKYASDVSLTIVKQPEQQHRARYQTEGSRGAVKDREGNGFPIVQLLGYYQPTTLQVFIGTDVGKVAPHMFYQACKVSGKNSTPCVEKKVDGTCVIELQLDPSKEMSATCDCVGILKERNVDVEHRFPDQLGNRSKKKSTRCRMIFRTTLTHDDGSQETLQVCSQPIVCTQPPGIPEICKKSLTSCPASGGLELFVLGKNFLKDTKVYFQQVDDDRHIRWEQVVVPDKEYLQQTHFVCVIPPYRRPDINEPVTVRLCVVSSGKTSEPHQFVYTPVNGAIPSVHVDPPPATTQAPFFNKMLWSSNISKREQDLGMMPPPESSMVPMAPRRPSISLPSTSDNLSPPLRTLKQEYIDENSQSSIDPIDHPERYRHISESSLDVHPGDSNMSMINDNSIDMLSHNNMLNHNENSNLSVSNESSVEMMVRRGSVSRNICESSMDVNLSNSQMSTMNEDNSCSNVMQHCSNSVVTDRLVLSQPALMHQSMLASASHGEMAAATAEELKVMDLRMKMPMATVADLVNSNAPSMATLQSFGVTEASNNPLPAQSAQSVENFLTNMEAKVIQGNLQLKNDVSDKINEIINTESRAFGSPKMLNSSATQTCRNMITTNSSATNEPVYLSSQRPFLTGTTQNETMHIVAKSEAAAIAEQTISEQTSAMTSPITTMTSTALETNITVPINTDKLDQLVNSTVESHIGSPTRSDQSKDVLMSNKLSLAPGTPTNSSDVIRDVMLNSQPNLMVAPIINTTLPSPIMNQHDLSHPHTSPNLSPAVILNSQISPSLMCRNTQDTLLPNAICQPSVTVESPLQPSVVPTLLTTNPNHTSPLHSPIANPLTLVTTTEPEKVVLLKAAVDLLETQKKISELDSRKNIDAKEPMMNKMIMEDIMTMASTGNNDVMPTNRLSQLQGNNFVQPPLLSTVSSPEMSLLNKTIAQDNKSDFVIPVPVKELTGVSQTDKKNEDRMIPQSFTSLTENELINFINPSCFDQVAPVDTKKA; translated from the exons GCGAATTGAAGATGACTTTATGCACAATTCCAACGGTCGGCGTTCGGCCCCAGGTCCGGGAGAGACGGCCGGGGAGGCCCCCGAGCGGGAAGCGTCTCGCGATGGTCAGAGACATGCCGGCCAAAGTCAGGTCGGCGATGAGGAGGAGTCTGGACCCCTGTGATAATTCAAACGACAGCGGATTGGG ttttgacCATCATGCGGACCCTCACCACGTCAACATGTCGGACAGTAGACTCACGTGGAACGGCGAACGGGCCGAGGCGAAAAGACTCAAAATGGACATAAAGCTGGAGAACGAGGACGGCAACGAGAGATATTGTTTTCCCGATACGTTGAGGACCTGCAAAGATAGCACAGC ATTGATCCGCACCGCTCCGGCCGGCTCGATACCCTCCTTGAGCATGAACAACAGTCAGACGAGCACGTCGGGGAGGGCAGTACCCAGGTGCATACCGCTTCCGAACCGCCAACCGTCTTCGTCACCAGTTCCTCTAACAACGCAACTAACGAGCACTTCCAAATACG CGTCGGACGTTAGTCTGACGATAGTGAAACAACCGGAGCAGCAGCACCGGGCGAGGTACCAGACTGAGGGCAGCAGAGGCGCGGTCAAAGACAGGGAAGGCAACGGATTTCCCATAGTGCAACTGCTGGGCTACTACCAACCCACCACTCTACAA GTATTCATCGGGACGGACGTCGGCAAAGTAGCGCCGCACATGTTCTACCAAGCGTGCAAAGTCAGCGGCAAGAACTCCACTCCCTGCGTGGAGAAGAAAGTCGACGGCACGTGCGTCATCGAGCTGCAGCTGGACCCCTCGAAGGAGATGAGCGCCACGTGCGACTGCGTCGGCATACTCAAAGAGCGGAACGTCGACGTCGAGCACAGGTTCCCCGACCAGCTGGGCAACAGGAGCAAAAAGAAGTCGACCAGGTGTCGGATGATCTTCAGAACGACGCTGACGCACGACGATGGATCGCAGGAGACGTTGCAAGTGTGTTCGCAGCCTATCGTTTGCA CTCAACCTCCGGGAATCCCCGAAATCTGTAAAAAATCTCTGACTTCGTGTCCGGCCAGCGGCGGTTTGGAGCTGTTCGTTTTGGgtaaaaattttctcaaaGATACTAAGGTTTATTTCCAACAAGTCGACGACGACAGACACATTAGGTGGGAACAAGTGGTTGTTCCCGATAAGGAGTACCTGCAGCAG ACGCATTTCGTTTGTGTAATACCACCATATCGTAGACCTGACATAAACGAACCCGTTACGGTCAGGTTATGCGTGGTATCTAGCGGCAAAACTAGTGAACCTCACCAGTTTGTATATACCCCCGTTAACGGGGCTATACCGAGCG TTCACGTCGATCCTCCCCCTGCTACTACTCAAGCGCCATTTTTTAACAAGATGCTTTGGTCGTCGAACATCAGCAAGAGAGAGCAAGATCTGGGCATGATGCCTCCTCCGGAGTCCAGCATGGTGCCGATGGCCCCCCGACGCCCCTCCATCAGCTTACCGTCGACGAGCGACAACCTGTCGCCCCCTTTGCGCACCCTCAAACAAGAGTACATCGACGAGAACAGTCAGAGTTCCATCGACCCAATCGACCACCCGGAGCGCTACAGACACATCTCCGAGAGCTCTCTGGACGTCCACCCCGGCGACTCGAACATGTCGATGATCAACGACAACTCCATCGACATGTTGAGCCACAACAACATGCTCAACCACAACGAGAACTCCAACTTGAGCGTGAGCAACGAGAGCAGCGTCGAAATGATGGTGCGGAGGGGCTCAGTCAGCAGGAACATCTGCGAGAGCTCGATGGACGTCAATCTGAGCAACTCCCAGATGTCGACGATGAACGAAGACAACTCGTGCAGCAACGTGATGCAGCACTGCAGCAACTCAGTAGTGACGGACCGACTGGTCTTGTCGCAGCCGGCGCTGATGCACCAGAGCATGCTGGCGTCGGCGTCGCACGGCGAGATGGCCGCCGCCACCGCCGAAGAGCTGAAAGTGATGGATTTGCGGATGAAGATGCCGATGGCGACCGTTGCCGATCTGGTCAACAGCAACGCGCCCTCCATGGCCACGTTGCAAAGCTTCGGCGTGACGGAAGCTTCCAACAACCCTCTGCCGGCGCAGAGCGCGCAAAGCGTCGAGAACTTCTTGACCAACATGGAGGCCAAAGTCATACAAGGCAACTTGCAACTGAAGAACGACGTTTCGGACAAGATTAACGAGATCATCAACACGGAATCGCGCGCTTTCGGCTCGCCGAAGATGCTGAACTCGTCGGCGACGCAAACTTGTCGGAACATGATCACCACCAACAGCAGCGCGACCAACGAACCGGTCTATCTGAGCTCGCAGAGGCCGTTCTTGACAGGGACCACTCAAAACGAGACCATGCACATCGTTGCGAAGAGCGAAGCCGCCGCCATCGCCGAACAAACGATATCCGAACAAACCAGCGCCATGACGTCGCCTATTACAACCATGACGAGCACGGCGCTGGAAACCAACATTACCGTTCCGATCAACACCGACAAGCTGGACCAACTCGTCAATTCGACGGTGGAGTCGCACATAGGAAGCCCCACGAGGTCCGACCAATCGAAAGACGTTCTCATGTCCAACAAGCTGAGTCTGGCTCCCGGCACTCCCACCAACTCGTCGGACGTGATTCGGGACGTGATGCTGAACTCGCAACCCAACCTGATGGTGGCGCCCATCATCAACACCACGCTGCCCTCCCCCATCATGAACCAGCACGATCTCAGCCACCCCCACACCTCCCCCAACCTGTCTCCCGCAGTGATATTAAATTCGCAAATCTCGCCGAGTCTGATGTGCAGAAACACTCAAGACACTCTGCTGCCGAACGCGATCTGCCAGCCTAGCGTGACGGTGGAGTCGCCCCTGCAGCCCTCGGTGGTCCCGACGCTCCTGACCACCAACCCGAATCACACCTCCCCGCTACATTCCCCGATCGCCAATCCTTTGACGTTGGTCACCACGACCGAACCCGAGAAGGTCGTGTTGTTGAAGGCGGCGGTGGATCTCTTGGAGACCcagaagaaaatatcggagtTGGACAGCAGAAAGAACATCGATGCGAAAGAACCGATGATGAACAAGATGATTATGGAAGATATTATGACAATGGCGTCGACCGGTAACAACGACGTCATGCCTACAAATAGACTAAGTCAATTACAAGGGAACAATTTTGTACAACCTCCACTTTTAAGTACGGTGTCGTCGCCGGAAATGTCTTTGTTGAACAAGACGATAGCTCAGGACAATAAGTCTGATTTTGTTATACCAGTGCCTGTGAAGGAACTGACTGGTGTTTCCCAAACCGACAAGAAGAACGAAGACAGAATGATCCCGCAGTCGTTCACTTCCTTAACAGAAAACGAACTGATCAACTTCATAAATCCTAGTTGTTTTGACCAAG TAGCACCAGTAGATACTAAAAAAGCATAA